The following DNA comes from Bradyrhizobium sp. SK17.
AGCCCGATCACTTGAACTCGGAGGCCCGATTGGCCCTCCGCCCAATGTTGCCGCGAACCGGCAGACAACACGAATCGAGTTGGCGATGGCCTTTACTGATATTTTCATCAAGCGCCCGGTGCTGTCGGTCGTCGTCAGCCTGCTGATCCTGCTGATCGGCTTGCGCGCGGCCATGGTGCTGCCGATCCGGCAATATCCGAACCTCTCGAACACCGTTGTGACGATCACCACGGTGTATCCTGGCGCGGCGCCGGAGCTGATCAACGGCTTCATCACCACGCCGATCGAGCAGGCCGTCGCCTCGGCCGAAGGCGTCGACTACATGACCTCGAACTCGGTGCTCGGCACCTCGACGATCCAGGTCTACGTCAAGCTCAATCATGATCCGAACCAGGCGCTCACCGAGGTGCTCGCCAAGGTCAACTCGGTCAAATACCTGATCCCGAAGGAAGCCTTCGATCCGGTCGTGACCAAGGCGACCGGCGACACCATCGCCGTGATGTATCTCGGCTTCTCCAGCGAAGAGCTGAACGGATCGGCGATCTCCGACTATCTGACCCGCGTCGTGCAGCCGGTGCTCTCGACGGTTGACGGCGTCGCATCGGCCGACATCCTCGGCGGCCAGACCTTCGCGATGCGCGTCTGGCTCGATCCGACCCGGATGGCCGGGCGCGGCGTCTCGCCCAATGACGTCGCGGCTGCGATCGCCGCCAACAACTTCCAGGCGGCGGCCGGCCAGACCAAGGGTTATTTCATCGTCTCCAACGTCTCGGCCAACACCGACCTTCAGAACATCGATCAGTTCAAGCGCATGATCGTGAAGTCGAAGGACGGCGGCTTTGTCCGCATCGAGGACATCGCGACGGTGGAGCTCGCGGCGCAGTCGACCGACGCCAGCGTCGCCTTCAACGGCGAGCATGCGATCTTCATCGGCATCAAGGCGACCCCGCAAGGCAACCCGCTGACCCTGGTGAAGGGCGTGCGCGCGCTGTTCCCCGACCTCGAGCGCAACCTGCCGCCGTCGATGAAGATGAAGGTGGCCTACGACTCCACCAAGTTCATCCAATCGTCGATCGACGAGGTCGAGAAGACGCTGACCGAAGCGGTGCTGATCGTCGTCGTCGTCATCTTCCTGTTCCTGGCCTCGATCCGCTCGGTGATCATCCCCGTCGTCACCATTCCGTTGTCGCTGATCGGCGTCTGCATCCTGATGCTGGCGGCCGGCTTCAGCTTCAACCTGCTGACGTTGCTGGCGATGGTGCTGGCGATCGGCCTCGTGGTCGACGACGCCATCGTGGTGGTGGAGAACATCCATCGACATCTCGAGGAGGGCCTGCCACCGGTGCAGGCATCGCTGAAGGGCGCGCGCGAGATCGTCGGCCCGGTCGTCTCGATGACGATCACGCTGGCGGCGGTGTACGCGCCGATCGGCTTCCTCGGCGGCGTGACCGGCACGCTGTTCCGCGAATTCGCCTTCACGCTGGCCGGCTCGGTGATCGTGTCCGGCGTGATCGCGTTGACGCTGTCGCCGATGATGTGCTCGGTGTTCCTCAAGAACACGGAGGAGGGGCGTTTCGCCAAGCTCGTCAATCGCGTGTTCGGCGCGGTGACGCGCGCCTATGGCCGCCAGCTCGACCGTTCGCTCGACTACCGTCCGATCACGGCGTTGTTCGCCGTGACCATCCTCGGCCTGGTCGGCTTCCTCTACATGCACATCCAGAAGGAGCTGGCGCCGCAGGAAGACCAGGGCATCGTGTTCGCGGTGACCAAGGCGCCCAAATACGCCAACATCGACTACATCGATTTCTACGGCGACAAGATGGACAAGGAGTTCCAGAAGTTTCCCGAGACCGATCTGCGGTTCATCCTGAACGGCATCACCGGTCCGCAGGGCGGCTTCGCCGGCATGCTGCTGAAGCCGTGGGATGAGCGCAAGCGTTCGGCCCAGACGCTGCAGCCGCTGGTGCAGAACGAGCTGTCGAAGATCGAAGGCGTCAGCGCGTTCGCGTTCAGCCTGCCGCCGCTGCCCGGCGGCCCCGGCGGCCTGCCGGTGCAGATGGTGATCTCTTCGACGGCCGGATTCCAGCAGGTGTTCGACCAGATGAACAAGCTGAAGGACGCCGCGCGCAAGAGCGGCCTGTTCATCGTCACCGACAGCGACCTCGACTTCAACCAGCCGGTGGTCCGGGTGAAGGTCGATCGCTCCAAGGCGAGCGACCTCGGCATCACCATGCAGTCGATCGGTGGTGCTTTGGCGACCCTGCTCGGCGGCAACTACGTCAACCGCTTCAACCTCGAAGGGCGTTCCTACCAGGTGATCCCGCAGGTGCCGCGCGCCAACCGGCTCGCGCCCGAGTCGTTCGACAACTACTACGTCCCGACCGCGACCGGTCAGCTGGTGCGGCTGTCGACGGTGGTTTCGGTCGAGACCGGCGTCGATCCGAACGCGCTGACCCACTACAACCAGCTCAACTCGGCGACCTTCCAGGCCGTGCCGATGCCTGGCGTCTCGATGGGGCAGGCGGTCGAGTTCCTGCAAGGTGAAGCCAAGAAGCTGCCGTCCGGCTTCAGCTTCGACTTCCTCGCCGACTCGCGGCAGTACGTCAACGAAGGCAATCAGCTGCTGGTCACCTTCGCGTTCGCCATCATCATCATCTTCCTGGTGCTGGCGGCGCAGTTCGAGAGCCTGCGCGACCCGTTCGTGATCATGATCTCGGTGCCGATGGCGATCGTCGGCGCCTTGATCCCGCTGTTCTTCGGTGCCGCCACCATGAACATCTACACCCAGGTGGGCCTGTTGACGCTGGTCGGGCTGATCACCAAGCACGGCATCCTGATGGTGGAGTTCGCCAACGAGTTGCAGCTCAACGAGGGACTGGACCGTCGGTCGGCGATTGAGATGTCGGCCCGGATCCGGCTGCGCCCGATCTTGATGACGACGGCGGCCATGGTCACCGGCCTGCTGCCGCTGCTCACAGCTTCGGGCGCCGGCGCCGCCAGCCGCTTCTCGATCGGCCTCGTGGTCGTCACCGGCATGACGATTGGCACGCTGTTCACGCTGTTCGTGCTGCCGATGGTCTACACGGTGATCGCGACCGACCACCAGGCCGCGGCCCGTTCCGACCGCGCCAAGCAGATCGCCGATTACGAGCTTGAAGGCCGTGGCGGCGCATTGAAACCGACCTGAGCCCTCCAAGCTCATGCTCGCGGAGAAGGCGGCACTGGCGAAAGCCACTGCCGCCTTTTCTTTGTCTCGTGATAGCCTTTGGGCAGGCAGAGGTTCTGGAGGAAACTGTCATGGCGAGCGAATTTGCGGCGGGCAATTACCGGTTCATTCCGGCTGTGTTCCAATATTCTAGCGGCGCGCAAGCGAACGCCGGCTACGAGATCGAGCGGGTGCGCTTCGATCGTCTGCTGCCGCTTGCCGAAGGCTTTGCGCGGATCGCAGCCTACATCAAGGACGCCGGCCGGCCGCTGACCTCGTTCTGCGCCTGCGAATTGCGCTCGCCGGCGGCCTTCACCGAGGACGGTTTTCGCGCCTTCAACCAGCATTACGTCAAGACGCTCGCCGAATGGGGCCTGTTCGACGGCACCATCAATCCGGTGGCCCGCAGCAATGTCTGTCCCGAGATCGATCCGCCGGCCGAGCCGTCGTTCCATGCGTTCTCGTTCACCCGGTCGAGCGCGACCGCGTCGCCGTCCTTCGTGATCGCGGGTGGTGCCGAGGCACGCAGCGGCACCGCCAGCTATCCCGATCGCATCGTCTGCTATCGTGATCTCAGTCCCGGCGCGTGGCGGGAGAAGGTGCGCTTCACCGCCGGCGAGATGGAGCGTCGCCTCGCCGAGTTCAGCTTCGGCTGGGAAGCGACGACGGCGGTGCAGGCCTACACCGTGCACGACATCCATCCCGTGGTCGTCGACGAACTGGTCCGCCGCGGTGCCACGCGCTCGGGGCTGACCTGGCATTTCTGCCGCCCGCCGGTGGTCGATCTCGAATACGAGATGGATTGCCGCAGGGTGTTAAGGGAAGTGGTGATTTAGACGGGTGTGGTTTGGGGCGGGCATTGCGAACCCCGTCATCCTGAGGAGCGCGTAGCGCGTCTCGAAGGATGCACGGCCACAGTCGGGCCGTCGTGCTTCGAGACGGCCGCTTCGCGGCCTCCTCAGCATGACGGTGAGGAATTCGTGGCCGCTGTGGCGTGTCACCGCGCCTTCGGGTCCAGCGCGTCGCGCAGGCCGTCGCCGACCAGGTTGAACGACAGCACGACCATGAAGATCGCAAGGCCCGGCCAGATCGCCATCCACGGCGCGCTGGTCAGGAAGCGTTGCGCAGCGTTGAGCATGCTGCCCCAGGATGGTGCGGGCGGCTGCTGGCCGAGGCCAAGGAACGAGAGCGCGGCCTCGGCGATGATCGCGGCCGCGATCGACAGCGTCGCCTGCACCAGCAGCGCCGGCAAGATGTTGGGCAGGATATGGACCAGCGCGATGCGCCAGCGTGGATTGCCCATGGCGCGCGCCGCCTCG
Coding sequences within:
- a CDS encoding multidrug efflux RND transporter permease subunit produces the protein MAFTDIFIKRPVLSVVVSLLILLIGLRAAMVLPIRQYPNLSNTVVTITTVYPGAAPELINGFITTPIEQAVASAEGVDYMTSNSVLGTSTIQVYVKLNHDPNQALTEVLAKVNSVKYLIPKEAFDPVVTKATGDTIAVMYLGFSSEELNGSAISDYLTRVVQPVLSTVDGVASADILGGQTFAMRVWLDPTRMAGRGVSPNDVAAAIAANNFQAAAGQTKGYFIVSNVSANTDLQNIDQFKRMIVKSKDGGFVRIEDIATVELAAQSTDASVAFNGEHAIFIGIKATPQGNPLTLVKGVRALFPDLERNLPPSMKMKVAYDSTKFIQSSIDEVEKTLTEAVLIVVVVIFLFLASIRSVIIPVVTIPLSLIGVCILMLAAGFSFNLLTLLAMVLAIGLVVDDAIVVVENIHRHLEEGLPPVQASLKGAREIVGPVVSMTITLAAVYAPIGFLGGVTGTLFREFAFTLAGSVIVSGVIALTLSPMMCSVFLKNTEEGRFAKLVNRVFGAVTRAYGRQLDRSLDYRPITALFAVTILGLVGFLYMHIQKELAPQEDQGIVFAVTKAPKYANIDYIDFYGDKMDKEFQKFPETDLRFILNGITGPQGGFAGMLLKPWDERKRSAQTLQPLVQNELSKIEGVSAFAFSLPPLPGGPGGLPVQMVISSTAGFQQVFDQMNKLKDAARKSGLFIVTDSDLDFNQPVVRVKVDRSKASDLGITMQSIGGALATLLGGNYVNRFNLEGRSYQVIPQVPRANRLAPESFDNYYVPTATGQLVRLSTVVSVETGVDPNALTHYNQLNSATFQAVPMPGVSMGQAVEFLQGEAKKLPSGFSFDFLADSRQYVNEGNQLLVTFAFAIIIIFLVLAAQFESLRDPFVIMISVPMAIVGALIPLFFGAATMNIYTQVGLLTLVGLITKHGILMVEFANELQLNEGLDRRSAIEMSARIRLRPILMTTAAMVTGLLPLLTASGAGAASRFSIGLVVVTGMTIGTLFTLFVLPMVYTVIATDHQAAARSDRAKQIADYELEGRGGALKPT